A window of the Terriglobia bacterium genome harbors these coding sequences:
- a CDS encoding WbqC family protein produces MKVTIHQPEHLPWLGFFNKMDQADLLVLLDNVQYRKNYFQNRNRILGANGPMWLTVPVVSKGHTSSTIAETEISQQHEWRIKCGKSLRMAYANHSFFSDHAGFFEELYSRTWKLLAELNLEIIRYLASALGVRTEMVRASELGVAGASSQLLLDICRKTGANTYLAGQTAGGYLDETIFREARIEVTIHQFTHPTYPQRRQKDFVSHLSVIDLLFNCGPDSLKIIRCGPSGVSSPAGDR; encoded by the coding sequence TTGAAGGTCACGATCCATCAGCCCGAGCATCTGCCGTGGCTGGGATTCTTCAACAAGATGGACCAAGCCGACCTGCTCGTCCTGTTGGACAATGTCCAATACCGGAAGAACTACTTCCAGAACCGTAATCGGATCTTGGGGGCGAACGGCCCGATGTGGCTGACGGTGCCCGTGGTTTCGAAAGGCCACACCTCAAGCACAATCGCCGAGACTGAGATCAGCCAACAACATGAGTGGCGGATCAAGTGCGGGAAGTCGTTACGTATGGCTTACGCGAACCACTCTTTCTTCTCGGACCACGCAGGTTTTTTCGAGGAACTCTATTCCCGAACCTGGAAGCTTCTTGCCGAGTTGAACCTGGAGATCATCCGCTATCTTGCTTCGGCTCTAGGGGTCCGGACCGAGATGGTGCGCGCCTCGGAACTAGGTGTCGCTGGAGCCAGCAGCCAGCTTCTCCTGGACATTTGCCGGAAGACCGGCGCGAACACCTACCTGGCCGGTCAGACCGCTGGCGGCTACCTCGATGAGACCATCTTTCGCGAAGCGCGGATCGAGGTGACGATCCACCAGTTCACCCATCCCACCTATCCTCAGCGCAGACAAAAGGATTTTGTATCCCACCTGTCGGTCATCGATCTGCTTTTCAACTGCGGCCCCGATAGCCTGAAGATAATCCGATGCGGCCCATCCGGCGTTTCTAGCCCGGCTGGGGACCGTTAG
- a CDS encoding PIG-L family deacetylase has translation MNITVIGAHLDDIEIACGGMIARSVRAGHGVRFLVLSDSAYANYDGKVLRTREEAIQEGREAAAVLGVQDIEVLDFPTKDVPYHSTVVEAIEAHLNRSKTDVIFTHWPFDTHQAHHNTALSTLSAARYYRSILMYEPMMPSGRSYVGFRPQFYVDISDFIEQKLESMRAHASQYRKYGDAWIEAVESRSRLRGFEMGVKYAEAFEAARFEWRP, from the coding sequence ATGAACATCACTGTCATTGGTGCCCATCTGGACGATATCGAGATCGCGTGCGGCGGAATGATCGCGCGCAGCGTACGGGCCGGTCACGGCGTGCGCTTCCTCGTGCTGTCCGACTCGGCCTACGCTAACTACGATGGCAAGGTGCTGCGCACTCGTGAGGAAGCCATCCAGGAAGGACGCGAAGCGGCCGCCGTCCTCGGCGTGCAAGACATCGAGGTGCTGGACTTCCCAACCAAGGACGTCCCCTACCACTCGACGGTGGTGGAAGCGATCGAGGCACACCTGAATCGCTCCAAGACCGACGTGATCTTCACCCACTGGCCTTTCGACACGCACCAAGCCCACCATAACACCGCGTTATCCACCCTGTCGGCGGCGCGTTACTACCGATCCATTCTGATGTACGAGCCGATGATGCCCTCCGGGCGGTCGTACGTCGGATTTCGCCCGCAGTTCTACGTAGACATCTCCGATTTCATCGAACAGAAGCTCGAATCGATGCGGGCGCACGCTTCCCAGTACCGCAAGTATGGCGACGCATGGATCGAGGCCGTGGAATCACGCTCGCGTCTCCGCGGCTTCGAGATGGGAGTCAAGTACGCCGAGGCATTCGAGGCAGCCCGCTTCGAGTGGCGCCCTTGA
- a CDS encoding glycosyltransferase family 4 protein has protein sequence MAGLRIVHAVTSPLTLALMRGQLSYLRRAGFQVTAISAPGEQVERLRVEEDVETAAVSMQREIAPLSDLAALWRHYRLLRRLRPHIVNFSTPKAGLLVGVAAWLAGVPCRVHTLRGLRSETATGLKRRVLLFAERISCRTAHRVICNSPSLRERAILLGLTDAKRSLVLGKGSSNGVDSSRFQPSGELLRRAAELKANLEIPPGAPVVGFVGRLTRDKGISELILAYDVLRSRYPGLRLLLIGDKEQGDPLPASTNDRLDRDPQIICTGSVPDAAPYYALMTVYALPTHREGFPNSVLEAQAAGLPVVTTRATGAVDSVVDGVTGILVPPGDAGALAQALGRLLENRDLAARMGAAGRERVARDFQPAAVWDSLLVVYRELLSERGIAGAEDRVAPRR, from the coding sequence ATGGCCGGGCTGCGCATCGTCCATGCTGTGACCTCACCGCTGACACTGGCGCTGATGCGCGGACAACTCTCGTACTTGCGGCGTGCAGGATTCCAGGTCACCGCAATCTCCGCACCCGGTGAACAAGTGGAACGGTTGCGCGTCGAAGAGGACGTGGAGACGGCCGCGGTCTCCATGCAGCGCGAGATTGCGCCGCTCAGCGACCTGGCTGCCTTGTGGCGCCATTACCGTCTGCTGCGCCGCCTGCGACCGCACATCGTCAATTTCAGCACTCCGAAGGCGGGCCTGCTGGTGGGCGTGGCTGCTTGGCTGGCGGGCGTGCCCTGCCGCGTGCACACGCTGCGCGGGCTGCGCTCCGAAACCGCCACCGGTCTCAAGCGCCGGGTGCTTCTGTTCGCCGAGCGGATCTCCTGCCGCACAGCGCACCGCGTCATCTGCAACAGCCCAAGCCTTCGCGAGAGGGCGATCCTGCTGGGCCTGACGGATGCAAAGCGCTCGCTGGTGCTGGGGAAGGGAAGCAGCAACGGCGTGGACAGCTCGCGATTTCAGCCTTCCGGCGAGTTGCTGCGCCGAGCTGCGGAGCTCAAAGCGAACCTTGAGATCCCCCCCGGTGCGCCTGTCGTCGGCTTCGTCGGCCGGCTGACTCGCGATAAAGGGATCTCTGAGCTAATCCTCGCCTATGACGTGCTGCGGTCCCGCTACCCGGGGCTACGCCTGCTGCTCATCGGCGACAAGGAACAGGGCGACCCGCTGCCCGCCTCCACCAACGATCGTCTCGACCGCGATCCGCAGATCATCTGCACCGGCTCGGTTCCCGATGCGGCGCCGTATTACGCGCTCATGACCGTCTACGCACTCCCCACACATCGTGAAGGTTTCCCCAACAGCGTGTTGGAGGCGCAGGCCGCCGGGCTGCCGGTAGTCACAACTCGCGCGACCGGCGCGGTGGACTCGGTGGTGGACGGGGTCACGGGAATCCTTGTGCCTCCAGGCGACGCCGGCGCACTTGCGCAGGCTCTCGGTCGCTTGCTGGAGAACCGCGACCTGGCCGCTCGCATGGGCGCAGCTGGACGCGAACGCGTTGCCCGCGATTTCCAACCCGCCGCGGTTTGGGACTCTTTGCTTGTCGTCTATCGAGAACTGCTGAGCGAGCGCGGCATCGCCGGGGCGGAGGACCGCGTCGCACCCAGGCGGTGA
- a CDS encoding sugar transferase, protein MKRLFDFLVSAFLLVLLSPVLVLLALLIWLIMGSPVLFRQVRPGYKARPFTVVKFRTMNEGRDAGGELLPDADRLTAFGRFLRRFSLDELPQLWNVLCGDMSLVGPRPLLMEYLDRYTPEQARRHEVRPGITGWVQVMGRNALTWEQKFALDTWYADHRSFWLDLRILWMTAGQVLRSRGISQDRHATMPKFMGSPPVPASSPGRLERPLVVSGSGPEAGFKP, encoded by the coding sequence ATGAAGCGCCTGTTCGACTTCCTCGTCTCTGCGTTTCTGCTCGTCCTGCTCTCGCCTGTATTGGTGCTGCTTGCGCTCCTGATCTGGCTGATCATGGGTTCGCCGGTGTTGTTCCGCCAGGTGCGCCCCGGCTACAAGGCACGGCCCTTCACCGTAGTCAAGTTCCGCACCATGAACGAAGGGCGCGACGCCGGGGGCGAATTGCTTCCTGACGCCGACCGGCTCACTGCATTCGGCCGATTCCTGCGCCGCTTCAGCCTCGACGAGCTGCCGCAACTGTGGAATGTTTTGTGCGGCGACATGAGCCTGGTCGGCCCGCGCCCTCTGCTGATGGAGTATCTCGACCGCTACACCCCAGAGCAGGCGCGCCGCCACGAAGTGCGACCCGGGATCACGGGCTGGGTCCAGGTGATGGGGCGCAATGCATTGACCTGGGAACAGAAGTTCGCGCTCGATACCTGGTACGCCGATCACCGCAGTTTCTGGCTCGACCTGCGCATCCTGTGGATGACTGCGGGGCAGGTGCTTCGCAGCCGCGGGATCTCCCAGGACAGGCACGCGACCATGCCTAAATTCATGGGCAGCCCACCCGTTCCAGCATCTTCTCCGGGTAGGCTGGAGCGGCCGCTCGTCGTATCGGGCTCCGGTCCGGAAGCGGGATTCAAACCGTGA
- a CDS encoding glycosyltransferase, whose translation MSASPFGVGAAFFIVECTSDDSVHSTKRMRILQVIDSLQLGGAEVLLRDLALRWQKSGLEVDIAVLRTTGSPLEQELSQAGIRVFPTGGGEIYSLSQVRALAKLLPGYDLIQVHLFPAQLWVAMAAKLARTKAPLVTTEHSTLNSRRQKRSFHAVDRWMFRQYRKVICISEATANVLREWVPETARNLQVIPNGVDAARFREATPACKKDVVGCDAPVVVNVGRFEPQKNHTCLLRAMMRVPDAHLVLIGEGPLRPEAEDLARKLGIAERVHFLGRRADVPQLLKMADLYVQPSRFEGFGLAALEAMAAGIPVVASTVPGLASVVAGAGVLVPAGNEKRLAAEINSILRSPERREQLCRAGGRRAQEFTIERTADLYASAYRAVLGYDAKLEKQSC comes from the coding sequence ATGAGCGCATCGCCATTCGGCGTGGGCGCCGCTTTTTTCATTGTAGAATGCACCTCAGACGACTCGGTCCACTCGACCAAGCGAATGCGCATCCTCCAGGTCATCGACTCTCTGCAACTGGGCGGGGCGGAAGTGTTGCTCCGCGACCTCGCCCTGCGCTGGCAGAAGAGCGGCCTGGAGGTGGACATCGCGGTCCTGCGCACCACCGGAAGCCCGCTGGAGCAGGAGCTTTCCCAGGCCGGCATCCGCGTGTTCCCCACCGGCGGCGGGGAGATCTACTCGTTATCGCAGGTGCGGGCGCTCGCGAAGCTGCTCCCCGGATATGACCTGATCCAGGTCCACCTCTTCCCGGCACAGTTGTGGGTGGCGATGGCGGCGAAGTTAGCCCGGACGAAGGCGCCACTGGTCACGACCGAGCACAGCACGCTCAACAGCCGCCGCCAGAAACGCAGCTTCCATGCCGTGGATCGCTGGATGTTCCGGCAGTACCGCAAGGTGATCTGTATCAGCGAGGCGACCGCAAACGTCCTGCGCGAGTGGGTGCCGGAGACCGCGCGCAATCTTCAGGTCATCCCCAACGGAGTGGATGCGGCGCGCTTCCGTGAGGCCACGCCCGCGTGCAAGAAAGATGTCGTGGGGTGTGACGCGCCGGTCGTAGTCAACGTCGGGCGCTTCGAGCCGCAGAAGAACCATACGTGTTTGCTGCGGGCCATGATGCGGGTCCCCGACGCGCACCTGGTGCTCATCGGCGAAGGACCGCTCCGGCCGGAAGCCGAAGATCTGGCGCGCAAGTTGGGAATCGCGGAGCGAGTTCACTTCCTGGGACGGCGCGCCGACGTGCCTCAGTTGCTCAAAATGGCTGATCTGTACGTACAGCCGTCGCGCTTCGAGGGTTTTGGCCTGGCGGCGCTGGAAGCCATGGCGGCCGGCATCCCCGTCGTGGCCAGCACGGTCCCCGGACTCGCCTCGGTGGTGGCCGGCGCGGGCGTCCTGGTTCCGGCGGGAAACGAAAAGCGGCTGGCGGCCGAGATCAATTCCATCCTGCGCTCTCCGGAGCGGCGCGAGCAGCTGTGCCGGGCAGGCGGGCGTCGCGCACAGGAATTTACTATCGAGCGTACCGCTGACTTGTATGCTTCGGCGTATCGAGCGGTGCTGGGTTATGATGCCAAGCTCGAGAAGCAATCGTGTTAG
- the asnB gene encoding asparagine synthase (glutamine-hydrolyzing) produces MCGIAGFWDTSARTSHRDLEATVVRMTATIEHRGPDDSGAWADADAGIALGARRLAIIDLSPAGHQPMLSASGRYVIAFNGEIYNFEDLRSELSEVPFRGHSDTEVILAAFDMWGVPAALPRFNGMFAMAVWDRAERQLYLARDRFGEKPLYYGWMGSTLLFGSELKALRAHPAFAGRLDRGALALYVRHNCIPAPYSIYEGVRKLPPASCMRVDAAGDATARTYAYWNLREVAERGSVDSFRGTMDDAVEQLDVLLRAAVRLRMVSDVPLGAFLSGGIDSSTVVALMQAQSSRPVRTFSIGLYESSYNEAEDAHAVAQHLHTEHTELYITPQEAMGLIPQLPGTYDEPFSDSSQIPTFLVSRLARRHVTVALSGDAGDEVFGGYNRYTWTERLWRRVGWMAQPVRRALAEAITSVSPQRWERLFNTLDPVLPGAWKHRLPGFKVHKMAAVLDAADLEEIYVRFASHWLDPAGIVLGATEPATLITDREQWAEVPSFTQQMMFLDSVSYLPDDILVKLDRASMAVSLEARVPMLDPNLVEFAWSLPLEMKVERGESKRVLRNLLARYLPRAVFERPKMGFGVPLDGWLRGPLRDWSEALLDERRLRSEGFFDPRPIREKWDEHLAGRHWEFHLWDILMFQAWLETTGKQSLAVPPATPAAVARTS; encoded by the coding sequence ATGTGCGGGATTGCGGGGTTCTGGGACACCTCGGCCCGCACGTCGCATCGGGACCTGGAAGCCACGGTGGTGCGCATGACTGCCACCATCGAGCACCGCGGCCCCGACGACTCCGGCGCGTGGGCAGATGCGGACGCCGGGATCGCGCTTGGGGCGCGGCGTCTCGCCATCATCGATCTGTCGCCCGCCGGACACCAGCCGATGCTCTCCGCCAGCGGCCGTTACGTGATCGCGTTCAATGGCGAGATCTATAACTTCGAGGATCTGCGGAGCGAACTCTCCGAGGTCCCCTTTCGCGGACATTCCGACACCGAGGTCATCCTGGCGGCGTTCGACATGTGGGGAGTTCCCGCCGCGCTGCCGCGATTCAACGGCATGTTCGCCATGGCCGTCTGGGATCGGGCGGAGCGCCAGCTTTACCTGGCGCGCGACCGCTTCGGAGAGAAGCCTTTGTACTACGGCTGGATGGGCTCGACGCTCTTGTTTGGCAGCGAGCTCAAGGCGCTGCGCGCCCATCCCGCTTTCGCAGGCAGGCTTGACCGCGGCGCCCTCGCCCTGTACGTGCGGCACAACTGCATCCCCGCGCCCTATTCCATCTATGAGGGTGTCCGCAAGCTGCCGCCGGCGAGCTGCATGCGGGTCGATGCCGCGGGCGATGCTACAGCGAGGACGTACGCGTACTGGAACCTGCGCGAGGTCGCCGAACGCGGCAGCGTCGATTCCTTCCGCGGGACCATGGACGACGCGGTCGAGCAGCTGGACGTCCTGCTGCGCGCGGCGGTGCGCCTGCGCATGGTCTCCGACGTCCCGCTGGGCGCCTTCCTCTCCGGTGGCATCGATTCTTCAACGGTCGTGGCCCTCATGCAAGCGCAGAGCAGCCGCCCCGTCCGCACCTTCTCCATCGGCTTGTATGAGAGCTCCTACAACGAGGCCGAGGACGCGCACGCCGTCGCCCAGCACCTGCACACGGAGCACACCGAACTCTACATCACGCCGCAGGAGGCGATGGGCCTCATCCCGCAACTGCCCGGGACATACGACGAGCCGTTCTCGGATTCCTCCCAGATCCCAACGTTTCTGGTTTCGCGCCTGGCGCGGCGGCACGTCACCGTGGCCCTTTCCGGCGATGCCGGCGATGAAGTCTTCGGCGGGTACAACCGCTATACCTGGACCGAACGACTGTGGCGGCGCGTGGGCTGGATGGCGCAACCGGTCCGGCGCGCCCTGGCCGAGGCCATCACGTCAGTTTCGCCGCAACGCTGGGAGAGATTGTTTAACACGCTCGACCCGGTTCTTCCCGGCGCCTGGAAACATCGGCTGCCCGGCTTCAAGGTTCACAAGATGGCCGCGGTGCTCGATGCCGCGGACCTGGAAGAGATCTATGTGCGTTTCGCCTCCCACTGGCTCGATCCTGCCGGCATCGTTCTTGGAGCGACGGAGCCGGCGACGCTCATCACCGACCGGGAACAATGGGCGGAGGTCCCGAGTTTCACGCAGCAGATGATGTTCCTGGATTCTGTCTCCTACCTGCCGGACGACATTTTGGTCAAACTCGACCGGGCCAGCATGGCAGTCAGCCTGGAGGCGCGCGTGCCCATGCTGGATCCGAACCTGGTCGAATTCGCGTGGTCGCTGCCGCTGGAAATGAAGGTGGAGCGGGGCGAGAGCAAACGCGTGTTGCGTAATCTGCTGGCGCGCTATCTACCGCGTGCCGTCTTCGAGCGGCCGAAGATGGGATTTGGCGTTCCCCTCGATGGGTGGCTCCGCGGTCCGCTACGGGATTGGTCGGAGGCCCTGCTGGACGAGCGGCGCCTGCGGAGCGAAGGATTCTTCGATCCGCGTCCCATCCGCGAGAAATGGGACGAGCACCTCGCCGGGCGCCACTGGGAATTCCATCTCTGGGACATCCTCATGTTCCAAGCCTGGCTGGAGACGACGGGAAAGCAATCGCTGGCTGTTCCTCCGGCCACGCCCGCCGCGGTCGCCAGGACGTCGTAA
- a CDS encoding glycosyltransferase, whose product MPPTYHRPASVWQSRAESVTLAPVPDLVRVALFHPALVHGGIQRVFVNLARGFHERGLQVDLVQATPGGDFRSAVPSGIRLVDLNARRALTSIPALVRYLRRERPHVLISGAIQTNVAAALARRIAAVPTRLIITEHSSISAVKQIATTARGRFSDYFVHHFYPWADAVVAISQDVADDLSRVAGLRPQSIRVIPTPLLTPELLEKAHRPVEHPWFGPGEPPVVLSAGRLNVAKDYPTLVRAFHRMRPTRPSRLVLLGEGEELGRLQSLICELGLEKDVLLPGSVLNPHPYMAAAGVFVLSSTSEGLPAVLVEALAVGCPVVSTDSGSGVRDILGNGALGRIVPVGDVARLAEAILAALKEPRQPIPPDALKRFDYLAVADLYRKLMESLAPRG is encoded by the coding sequence ATGCCGCCAACATATCATCGACCCGCGTCAGTGTGGCAGTCCCGCGCCGAATCGGTTACTTTGGCGCCTGTGCCAGACCTCGTCAGAGTTGCTTTGTTCCATCCCGCCCTGGTCCATGGCGGTATCCAGCGGGTGTTCGTGAACCTGGCGCGCGGCTTTCACGAGCGTGGTCTCCAGGTAGACCTCGTGCAAGCAACGCCGGGCGGCGACTTTCGCTCCGCGGTTCCGTCAGGCATCCGGCTGGTGGATCTGAATGCCCGGAGGGCGCTCACCAGCATTCCCGCGCTGGTGCGCTATCTCCGCCGCGAGCGGCCGCACGTCCTCATCTCCGGCGCAATCCAGACCAACGTCGCTGCCGCCTTGGCGCGACGCATCGCCGCCGTCCCCACTCGCCTGATCATCACCGAGCACAGCAGCATCTCTGCTGTGAAGCAGATCGCCACGACGGCCCGGGGCCGCTTTTCCGACTACTTTGTGCACCATTTCTATCCCTGGGCCGACGCCGTAGTGGCGATCTCGCAGGACGTGGCCGACGACCTTTCTCGTGTCGCGGGACTGCGGCCCCAATCTATCCGTGTCATTCCTACGCCTCTACTTACGCCGGAGCTGCTCGAAAAGGCTCACCGACCGGTGGAGCACCCGTGGTTTGGACCCGGCGAGCCTCCTGTTGTTCTGTCCGCAGGCCGGTTGAATGTCGCCAAGGACTACCCGACACTCGTTCGCGCGTTTCATCGGATGCGACCCACCCGTCCATCGCGGCTCGTGCTCCTGGGTGAAGGAGAAGAACTCGGACGTCTTCAGAGTCTGATCTGTGAGCTGGGACTGGAGAAGGATGTGCTGCTGCCGGGAAGTGTTTTGAACCCACATCCTTACATGGCCGCCGCCGGGGTTTTCGTCCTCTCCTCGACCAGCGAGGGCCTTCCCGCTGTCCTCGTCGAAGCCTTGGCTGTGGGCTGCCCGGTCGTATCAACAGACAGTGGATCTGGAGTGCGCGACATTCTGGGGAACGGAGCCCTCGGCCGAATCGTGCCGGTCGGAGACGTGGCCCGCCTGGCAGAGGCGATCCTCGCCGCGTTAAAGGAGCCGCGCCAACCTATTCCACCCGACGCGCTGAAACGGTTTGATTACCTCGCGGTCGCGGACCTTTACCGCAAATTAATGGAGTCGCTCGCCCCGCGTGGCTAA
- a CDS encoding acetyltransferase has product MNQKKIFIYGAGGHGKVVADILLAAHVPVAGFVDDSPALKGTKVLGFPVLGDGAWLIERARSESMAVALGIGANQARCKVAERCTAAGIEVLVAVHPTASVAPTVQLGKGTVVMATAAINADARLGLGVIVNTGAVVEHDVVIGDYAHVSPNSALGGGASLGAMSQLGIGATVLPGIHVGSGTTVGAGAVVTRDVGPELVVVGIPAKPLKSHRAGS; this is encoded by the coding sequence GTGAATCAGAAAAAGATCTTCATCTACGGTGCGGGCGGCCACGGCAAGGTGGTCGCCGATATCCTTCTTGCCGCCCATGTTCCGGTCGCGGGCTTCGTGGACGACAGCCCCGCATTGAAGGGTACCAAGGTTCTTGGATTTCCTGTCCTTGGGGACGGCGCGTGGCTGATCGAACGGGCGCGTTCAGAGAGCATGGCCGTGGCTCTGGGAATCGGTGCGAACCAGGCGCGCTGCAAAGTGGCGGAACGCTGCACTGCAGCCGGGATCGAGGTCCTGGTTGCTGTTCATCCCACCGCGAGCGTGGCGCCTACGGTCCAGCTCGGCAAGGGAACCGTGGTGATGGCCACCGCCGCGATCAATGCAGACGCCCGGCTGGGTCTCGGCGTCATCGTCAACACCGGAGCCGTCGTCGAGCACGACGTCGTCATCGGCGACTACGCTCACGTATCGCCGAACTCCGCACTGGGCGGGGGCGCCAGCCTCGGAGCCATGTCCCAACTGGGCATTGGCGCCACGGTTCTTCCAGGCATCCATGTGGGTTCCGGAACGACGGTGGGCGCCGGTGCCGTGGTTACGCGCGACGTGGGCCCGGAACTCGTCGTCGTCGGCATTCCCGCCAAGCCATTGAAGAGCCACCGAGCCGGTTCTTGA
- a CDS encoding FkbM family methyltransferase translates to MSLARALAALLPSGAVKEFLRLRAYNLQYRGRARFSKAADVFTTRMAGTEFRTRQAPYGIPAMLDVYERWHRIAPGDVIIDVGAHYGMVMLGLAALAGPSGKILALEPDDINRRVLLDNLALNPELRQVEVLADALWDSVGNIEFCERGSLGSSALWDGPGSTKTTKRTITLDAVAERFRLERLDLVVMNAEGAELKAFAGAQHVLRELQPVFAIASNHFVDGKYTYETIERQLRSCGYEAETVWHTKEECVTYARPEPRNKA, encoded by the coding sequence ATGTCCCTGGCTCGTGCCCTGGCGGCTCTGCTGCCGTCCGGTGCGGTGAAGGAATTCCTACGCCTGCGCGCCTATAACCTGCAATATCGCGGACGGGCGCGGTTCTCCAAGGCGGCGGATGTTTTCACGACTCGAATGGCGGGAACGGAATTCCGTACGCGGCAGGCGCCGTACGGGATCCCCGCGATGCTGGATGTCTACGAGCGCTGGCACAGGATCGCCCCGGGAGATGTCATCATCGACGTGGGCGCGCACTACGGAATGGTCATGCTGGGACTGGCGGCCCTGGCCGGACCTTCCGGAAAAATCCTCGCCCTGGAACCGGACGACATCAACCGCAGGGTCCTCCTGGATAACCTGGCGCTGAACCCGGAGTTACGCCAAGTCGAGGTGCTCGCTGATGCGCTCTGGGACAGCGTCGGCAACATCGAATTTTGCGAGCGGGGATCGCTCGGATCGTCGGCGCTGTGGGATGGGCCGGGGTCCACGAAAACCACCAAGCGGACCATCACTCTTGATGCGGTGGCCGAGCGCTTCCGACTCGAGCGTCTCGATCTTGTGGTGATGAACGCCGAAGGGGCTGAACTGAAAGCTTTTGCCGGAGCCCAGCACGTGCTGCGCGAACTCCAGCCCGTGTTTGCCATCGCTTCCAACCACTTCGTGGACGGTAAGTACACCTACGAGACGATAGAGCGGCAGCTGCGGTCGTGCGGATACGAAGCCGAGACGGTATGGCACACGAAGGAAGAGTGTGTCACGTACGCCCGGCCGGAGCCAAGAAACAAAGCCTGA
- a CDS encoding GNAT family N-acetyltransferase codes for MALQRLSELTALDREVRNRLGTAYSHESWGESQFLLELPEKWELSRVVLDENAVCGFLIASRKGDLMHIHRFAVAEAQRSSGLGRRLLDELAGGGNERHAAGITLSVAAGNDRAVSFYERAAFSVVEQITVAGHPYYRMIRHLSTQPVRSKA; via the coding sequence TTGGCACTCCAGCGACTGTCTGAGCTGACCGCTTTGGATCGCGAGGTACGCAACCGTCTTGGGACGGCGTACTCGCACGAATCCTGGGGTGAATCGCAATTCCTCCTGGAGCTGCCGGAAAAGTGGGAGCTCAGCCGCGTGGTGCTCGACGAAAATGCGGTTTGCGGTTTTCTGATCGCTTCGCGGAAAGGCGACCTGATGCATATTCACCGCTTCGCCGTCGCCGAGGCCCAGCGCAGCAGCGGGCTGGGCCGGCGGCTCTTGGATGAGCTCGCGGGAGGCGGCAACGAGCGGCATGCGGCGGGAATCACCCTCTCCGTCGCGGCCGGCAACGACCGTGCTGTGTCGTTCTATGAGCGCGCCGCGTTCTCGGTGGTGGAGCAGATCACGGTGGCAGGACATCCCTATTACAGAATGATCAGACATCTTTCGACTCAGCCAGTCCGGAGCAAGGCATGA